One genomic region from Chthonomonas calidirosea T49 encodes:
- a CDS encoding acyltransferase family protein, with protein MESPQVGETNRIHLNFLDGMRGLAALYVMLYHCYQFYHEIAIHYRPNALQKGLSYLLFLCPFGYFAVTVFLVLSGYSLMIPVARNPKGEMAVGSYFWRRAWRILPPYYGALALWTLFLAPLFHPGIALPAASFWARLRPTVNGSTLFSHLLLIHNFSPHWSHQIDAPMWSIATEWQIYFFLPFFILPLWHRYGIPKMVFAAMVLGFLPCLWFHRDIPEGFWMLGIFALGVAGAIVNWSPTDRWAARCRTWRWPAVVGALGIAMVVLFALWPPTQAGIQVFHAPLRLPDVLVALFATSFIVSCVQNPRAMRWPLRCLQSPPVRLLGDFSYSLYLIHYPVLNELAHALRVHRVGPAVSCLVLFGIGAPIAVLAAYLFYLAVERPTLRYRRRLGTKQSTPSSITT; from the coding sequence GTGGAGAGCCCGCAGGTTGGTGAAACGAATCGCATTCATCTTAATTTTCTTGACGGGATGAGAGGGCTTGCCGCCCTCTACGTCATGCTTTACCATTGCTATCAGTTTTATCATGAAATAGCCATCCACTACCGGCCGAATGCCCTCCAAAAAGGGCTTTCCTATCTGCTGTTTTTGTGCCCCTTCGGCTATTTCGCGGTCACCGTATTTCTCGTGCTTTCTGGCTACTCGCTCATGATCCCCGTTGCACGCAATCCAAAGGGGGAAATGGCGGTGGGTAGCTATTTTTGGCGTCGTGCCTGGCGCATTTTGCCTCCCTACTACGGTGCCCTCGCGCTATGGACTCTCTTTCTTGCGCCTCTCTTTCATCCGGGAATCGCGTTGCCTGCGGCGTCGTTTTGGGCACGGTTACGGCCAACGGTGAACGGTTCCACCCTGTTTTCCCATCTGCTTTTAATACATAACTTTAGTCCCCATTGGTCTCATCAGATTGACGCCCCCATGTGGAGCATCGCTACTGAGTGGCAGATCTACTTCTTTCTTCCTTTCTTTATTTTGCCCCTTTGGCATCGCTATGGGATTCCCAAGATGGTATTTGCGGCCATGGTGTTGGGGTTTTTGCCCTGCCTGTGGTTTCATAGGGATATTCCGGAAGGTTTCTGGATGTTGGGGATTTTTGCGCTTGGTGTGGCCGGTGCCATCGTGAACTGGTCTCCTACGGATAGGTGGGCGGCGCGATGTCGCACCTGGCGCTGGCCGGCTGTCGTTGGGGCACTCGGTATCGCAATGGTCGTACTGTTTGCCCTTTGGCCTCCCACCCAGGCCGGCATCCAGGTTTTTCACGCGCCATTACGGTTGCCCGATGTTTTGGTGGCCCTTTTCGCAACCAGCTTCATTGTAAGCTGTGTGCAGAATCCGCGGGCGATGCGATGGCCCCTGCGTTGCCTACAGTCGCCTCCGGTACGGCTGCTCGGCGATTTCTCCTACAGTCTCTACCTCATTCACTATCCTGTCCTCAACGAACTGGCCCATGCGCTTCGCGTGCATCGTGTAGGGCCTGCTGTCTCTTGTCTCGTTCTCTTTGGGATCGGAGCGCCGATAGCGGTGTTGGCGGCCTATCTCTTCTATCTAGCAGTGGAACGCCCTACGCTGCGTTATCGGCGGCGGTTGGGGACAAAACAGAGTACCCCCTCCTCCATAACGACCTAA
- a CDS encoding PQQ-binding-like beta-propeller repeat protein → MRTVRTLQLEWQQRLRGAYPLRGYPLDDQGSLTLARPHSIEPRTYEVIRITDPQNQTAVARFSAEILQKLLLSAVTESFLGMRPDEVYLFAEGTKRRLTMEKRVIYLDASMDVGGSRVAAVYSDISGQNFALVYGTFVGTGLWNMELEAAANSVVLLQEGRRMATAYENGLILLFDANMREWWRFDTEEPVTLLACATEGEELAYGTQTGWIGMLDAEGARRWQTKVAGPVHALAMAKEGQLTVALCGSEENPRAPTTLICLDQAGQPVWEYEGDVPFTGLACSPGGEYIATSAQGSRFSLYRVVSTTVEALSVSRKDWRAYLPLVPEKGAMKTALQSLYAYLEECPDDVECWQQFEELKAQWMADVQWELAHLQADGEWEAALTLLQEALALAPYDVALFQQYVELRQRFAEALLQQAKSLLQEGQADTVEPLLRKAIHLMPDLFEARQRLQEFRAGRAQEADKEAKERLERGELQEALACYERAQAFAPTAERAQTMAALQVQIDFELGKQAYDRSRYAEAIFQFRKVLQREPNHAEAKRYLEFAQRFEQDTLSDVVSDRFRNLEE, encoded by the coding sequence ATGAGAACCGTGCGTACCCTCCAACTTGAATGGCAGCAGCGCCTCCGCGGAGCCTATCCGTTACGGGGCTACCCGCTGGACGATCAAGGTTCCCTCACGCTTGCGCGGCCACATTCCATTGAACCGCGCACTTATGAGGTCATTCGCATAACCGATCCGCAGAACCAGACAGCGGTGGCACGTTTTTCTGCCGAAATCCTCCAGAAGCTGCTACTTAGCGCCGTCACGGAATCGTTCTTAGGTATGCGACCGGACGAGGTCTACCTGTTTGCCGAGGGCACAAAACGCCGACTCACCATGGAAAAGCGCGTTATCTACCTCGATGCAAGCATGGATGTAGGGGGCTCGCGCGTGGCTGCCGTCTACTCCGACATCTCCGGCCAAAACTTTGCCCTTGTGTATGGAACCTTTGTCGGCACAGGGCTTTGGAATATGGAGCTAGAAGCGGCGGCCAACAGTGTCGTCCTACTGCAAGAGGGGCGGCGCATGGCAACCGCCTATGAGAATGGGCTGATCCTGCTATTCGATGCGAACATGCGGGAGTGGTGGCGATTCGATACGGAAGAGCCGGTTACGCTGCTCGCGTGCGCCACAGAGGGTGAGGAGCTGGCCTATGGGACGCAGACGGGATGGATCGGCATGCTTGATGCAGAGGGTGCGCGCCGTTGGCAGACGAAAGTAGCAGGGCCTGTACACGCTCTCGCCATGGCCAAAGAGGGGCAGCTTACGGTAGCCCTTTGCGGTTCCGAAGAGAACCCACGCGCGCCCACAACGCTGATCTGTCTCGACCAGGCCGGTCAGCCCGTTTGGGAGTATGAGGGCGATGTTCCTTTTACCGGTCTTGCCTGTTCGCCCGGTGGCGAGTACATCGCTACCTCGGCTCAGGGGAGTCGCTTCAGCTTGTATCGAGTGGTCAGCACAACGGTGGAGGCTCTCTCGGTAAGCCGGAAGGATTGGAGAGCCTATTTACCGCTTGTGCCGGAAAAGGGCGCCATGAAGACGGCGCTTCAGAGCCTCTATGCCTATCTAGAAGAGTGCCCAGATGATGTGGAGTGCTGGCAGCAGTTTGAAGAGCTGAAGGCCCAGTGGATGGCCGACGTTCAGTGGGAGCTGGCGCATCTTCAGGCCGACGGAGAGTGGGAGGCGGCCCTCACGCTCCTGCAAGAGGCGCTCGCCTTAGCGCCCTATGACGTGGCGCTGTTTCAACAATATGTCGAGCTAAGACAACGCTTCGCCGAAGCGCTGCTACAGCAAGCGAAGAGCTTGCTTCAGGAGGGCCAAGCGGACACCGTGGAGCCGCTGTTGCGCAAGGCGATCCATCTCATGCCCGATCTCTTCGAGGCGCGTCAACGGCTGCAAGAGTTTCGTGCCGGCAGAGCGCAAGAGGCCGATAAAGAGGCGAAGGAGCGACTCGAACGTGGCGAACTGCAGGAGGCGCTGGCTTGCTACGAGCGCGCTCAGGCGTTCGCTCCCACCGCTGAGCGAGCACAGACCATGGCGGCTCTTCAGGTTCAGATAGACTTTGAGCTTGGCAAGCAGGCCTACGATCGCTCGCGCTATGCCGAGGCCATCTTTCAATTTCGGAAAGTCCTGCAGCGCGAGCCAAACCATGCCGAAGCTAAGCGTTATTTGGAGTTCGCCCAACGCTTCGAGCAAGATACGCTTTCCGATGTGGTAAGCGATCGGTTTCGGAACCTTGAAGAGTAA
- a CDS encoding amylo-alpha-1,6-glucosidase, translating to MELPTPHATALRATCVLETPDPLINYAFQYAKDNIARCMRYYTLGWGMSNCPHATTIVVGRDTGWMCLGTDYVAPWFAPEALRVFRRRQKPNGQIIEYVDLESGAQSDYNLNVSDNTPLYLWALAHHWQMHPDEAFREEFAASAQMACEHLLAERGPSGLLVGVPAGTGSFGTCGWRNIIEGYVQAGEVTEINALAAMALRQMADFLHEPRYLQEAQCLQEAINTHLWTGSLYLLNRFEGKPNPQVTGDMVFPVLCGVASDEQARAVLTRLSQPDFWSVRGMRTLPNTDPQYHPERAYGLLGGSWPNLTLWYAAAVAPHDPDTALNALRLVAQPVVEAMPPEVNVHRGEFAEFFHGETGVNLGMHLSPWVAPTFIWAVLEGLLGLKWQGGEATFAPHWPYEWREVTLRNVPTTKGPKDYVLKRE from the coding sequence ATGGAACTACCCACCCCACATGCCACGGCTTTGCGCGCAACCTGCGTGCTTGAAACTCCCGACCCTCTCATTAACTATGCCTTTCAGTATGCCAAAGACAACATCGCCCGATGCATGCGCTACTACACGCTGGGCTGGGGAATGAGCAACTGCCCCCATGCTACCACCATTGTGGTGGGGCGCGACACCGGCTGGATGTGTCTGGGCACCGACTATGTGGCGCCTTGGTTTGCCCCCGAAGCGCTTCGTGTTTTTAGACGCCGGCAAAAACCGAATGGGCAGATCATCGAGTATGTAGACCTGGAGAGCGGCGCTCAGTCCGACTATAACCTCAACGTCAGCGACAATACGCCCCTCTACCTCTGGGCGTTGGCGCATCATTGGCAGATGCATCCCGATGAGGCGTTTCGAGAGGAGTTTGCGGCCTCTGCCCAAATGGCCTGCGAGCATCTGCTGGCTGAGCGCGGTCCGTCCGGCCTGCTGGTGGGCGTCCCGGCGGGTACAGGCTCCTTTGGCACATGCGGTTGGCGCAACATCATCGAGGGCTATGTGCAGGCCGGGGAGGTCACCGAGATCAACGCGCTTGCGGCAATGGCGCTTCGGCAGATGGCCGATTTTCTTCATGAGCCGCGCTACCTGCAGGAGGCCCAGTGCCTTCAGGAGGCTATCAACACGCATCTTTGGACGGGCAGTTTGTATCTGCTAAACCGGTTTGAAGGAAAGCCGAACCCGCAAGTAACGGGCGACATGGTGTTTCCAGTGCTTTGTGGAGTGGCTTCGGACGAGCAGGCTCGCGCCGTGTTGACTCGGCTGTCCCAGCCAGATTTTTGGAGCGTGCGAGGCATGCGCACTCTACCGAACACCGATCCCCAGTATCATCCGGAGCGAGCTTATGGGCTTTTAGGGGGAAGCTGGCCGAACCTCACGCTGTGGTATGCGGCGGCAGTGGCTCCCCACGATCCGGACACCGCCCTAAATGCCCTTCGACTTGTGGCGCAGCCGGTTGTGGAGGCGATGCCGCCGGAGGTGAACGTGCATCGTGGTGAGTTTGCTGAGTTTTTTCATGGCGAGACCGGCGTAAATTTGGGGATGCACCTCTCGCCTTGGGTGGCCCCTACCTTTATTTGGGCGGTACTTGAAGGGCTGTTGGGACTGAAATGGCAGGGTGGTGAGGCCACTTTTGCGCCCCATTGGCCTTACGAGTGGCGCGAGGTAACCCTGCGCAACGTTCCTACAACAAAAGGCCCTAAAGACTACGTGCTGAAGCGTGAATAA
- a CDS encoding NHL repeat-containing protein, whose product MEFDRFRFLEFEDQPTSTPIPDEGASLEETAANPSGASPRETVELQVVEVIGAPGMEVGEFRCPKGLAIDADGALYVADSLNKRVQRIALNGDVVRFEPFLEPQAVAVHPQGQGLFVADLGDHCVYGLDRTGRRFRRLSGFVNPLDIVFDVEGFLWVADTGNGRIVRLHPYTGDCIVSIGRERGLVHPVALAFDSTGALYVADDYLGTIVRFTANTPPVSVLTGVHRIREKGQFALDLQGRIYLADPANDRVVVFSSQGEALATLRLLPGRLGTLHAPTGLVLEPNYQGFYVSDTQNHRLLRVVLQPSRP is encoded by the coding sequence GTGGAATTCGATCGCTTCCGCTTTTTGGAGTTTGAAGATCAACCGACCTCAACGCCCATCCCCGATGAGGGTGCCAGTTTGGAGGAGACCGCTGCGAACCCCTCCGGCGCTTCCCCCAGAGAAACGGTGGAGTTGCAGGTTGTGGAAGTTATCGGCGCACCGGGCATGGAGGTGGGGGAGTTTCGCTGCCCAAAAGGCTTAGCCATAGATGCCGATGGCGCCCTTTATGTGGCCGATAGCCTCAATAAGCGGGTACAGCGTATCGCCCTTAATGGTGATGTGGTGCGCTTCGAGCCTTTCTTAGAGCCGCAGGCAGTGGCTGTGCATCCACAGGGACAGGGGCTCTTTGTGGCCGACCTCGGCGACCATTGCGTTTATGGCTTGGATAGAACGGGGCGTCGTTTCCGTAGACTCTCCGGCTTTGTTAATCCTCTCGATATCGTGTTCGACGTGGAAGGGTTTTTGTGGGTCGCCGATACCGGCAACGGCCGAATAGTGCGACTGCATCCCTACACCGGCGACTGCATAGTGAGCATAGGACGCGAGAGAGGGCTTGTGCATCCCGTTGCCCTCGCTTTCGATAGCACTGGAGCCCTCTATGTTGCCGACGACTACCTTGGTACCATCGTGCGCTTTACGGCCAACACCCCGCCCGTCTCCGTTCTCACGGGAGTCCACCGCATCCGAGAAAAAGGCCAGTTTGCCCTCGACCTGCAAGGCCGAATCTATCTTGCCGATCCGGCGAACGATAGAGTCGTTGTGTTCAGTTCCCAAGGGGAAGCCCTGGCCACGCTGCGGCTACTTCCGGGGCGGCTAGGCACTCTCCATGCGCCTACCGGACTGGTGTTAGAGCCAAATTATCAAGGGTTTTACGTTAGCGATACCCAAAACCACCGTCTCCTACGAGTTGTACTACAGCCATCGCGCCCATGA
- a CDS encoding heavy metal translocating P-type ATPase, translating to MARNEGATEATLPPSSQGQEAVCTLHIEGMHCASCVRRIERSLQKVEGVREARVNLATNRAIVVYDPEQTKAEALIHAVERAGYGAQPVSERSAFSHQAPLMPEKEAAAIPTHASASDAGRLRELIAAAVLTAPVLGLSMGMSHRSFALNSLLAVFSAVVVFGFGRELFVGAWRAFRYSHSATMDTLIVVGATAAYTYSLFQLATSNHPQLYFETAATIVTFILLGRYLEERAKRKAAGAIQAMAELSPRTATVVTERGEQEIPLEQVKPGDVLRVRPGEKIAVDGVVTEGVSAVDESLLTGESLPVEKRPGDRVVGGTLNQSGTLLYRATATGSDTVLAHMMQMVEEAQASKAPVQRLADAVAAVFVPIVFAVALLTFGIRFWALHEGATAALTAAVAVLVIACPCALGLATPTAILVGTGRGALMGILFRNGEALERAQAVRRVVFDKTGTLTEGRPSVTDIFTVKGIDEADTRQRERELLYLAANAERGSEHPLAKSLVTKAGPALLTAQVTGFSAEAGAGAVAFVDGRLVCVGNRRLMEQRGIALDPTLLTHAEALEAQGKTVVFIGVDGCLLGLVGIADTPRPEAKAAIADLQAMGLEVAMLTGDSEKVARVVAEELGIAEVYAALQPHQKVAIIKRWQAEGRGPIAMVGDGINDAAALVQADIGIAMGKGTDVAKEAADITLLGTNLRNVARALRLSRAVMRVIQQNLFWAFLFNTIGIPLAAFGGLNPMIAALAMAFSSVAVVSNSLRLRTVRL from the coding sequence ATGGCTCGCAATGAAGGGGCGACAGAGGCCACGCTGCCTCCGTCATCTCAAGGCCAAGAGGCCGTTTGCACGCTTCATATCGAGGGGATGCATTGCGCCTCCTGCGTGAGACGCATTGAACGATCTTTGCAAAAGGTGGAGGGCGTGCGCGAGGCCCGAGTCAATCTGGCGACCAATCGGGCGATCGTGGTCTACGACCCTGAACAGACGAAGGCCGAAGCGCTGATTCACGCGGTGGAGAGAGCGGGCTATGGGGCTCAGCCGGTGTCTGAAAGGAGTGCTTTTTCTCATCAGGCGCCCTTAATGCCCGAAAAAGAGGCCGCTGCCATCCCAACGCACGCGTCGGCCTCCGATGCAGGTCGCTTGAGGGAGCTTATCGCTGCCGCCGTGCTCACGGCTCCCGTTTTGGGGCTTTCCATGGGGATGTCTCACCGCTCGTTCGCCCTCAACAGCTTGCTGGCCGTCTTCAGCGCTGTGGTGGTGTTCGGGTTTGGACGAGAGCTGTTTGTGGGCGCCTGGCGCGCCTTTCGCTACAGCCACAGCGCCACAATGGACACCCTTATCGTGGTGGGCGCCACGGCGGCCTACACCTACAGCCTCTTCCAACTGGCCACTTCCAACCATCCTCAGCTCTACTTTGAAACGGCAGCGACCATCGTGACCTTTATCCTGCTCGGACGCTATTTGGAGGAGAGAGCGAAGCGCAAAGCCGCCGGTGCCATCCAGGCCATGGCGGAGCTTTCTCCAAGAACCGCCACGGTGGTTACCGAGCGTGGAGAACAGGAGATTCCGTTGGAGCAGGTAAAGCCAGGCGATGTTCTGCGGGTGCGCCCTGGAGAGAAGATCGCGGTGGATGGAGTGGTTACGGAGGGCGTTTCGGCCGTAGATGAATCGCTACTTACCGGAGAGAGCCTCCCTGTGGAGAAGCGTCCGGGGGATAGGGTGGTCGGCGGGACGTTGAACCAGAGCGGCACTCTGCTCTATCGGGCAACGGCCACCGGCTCCGACACCGTGCTGGCCCATATGATGCAGATGGTGGAAGAGGCGCAGGCGAGCAAAGCCCCGGTGCAGCGGTTGGCCGACGCGGTGGCAGCCGTTTTTGTACCGATCGTCTTTGCCGTGGCGCTGCTTACCTTTGGCATCCGTTTTTGGGCCCTGCATGAGGGCGCCACTGCGGCGCTTACGGCGGCCGTAGCCGTGCTGGTCATCGCCTGTCCCTGCGCGCTCGGTTTGGCCACGCCCACCGCCATCCTCGTGGGTACTGGGCGAGGGGCGTTGATGGGCATTCTCTTCCGCAACGGAGAGGCGTTGGAGCGTGCGCAGGCGGTGCGTAGGGTCGTTTTCGACAAAACGGGCACCCTCACCGAAGGACGCCCGTCCGTAACCGATATCTTCACGGTAAAGGGGATAGACGAGGCGGACACACGCCAGCGGGAGCGCGAACTGCTCTATTTGGCCGCCAACGCCGAACGCGGCTCGGAGCACCCGCTAGCAAAGAGCCTCGTCACCAAGGCCGGCCCCGCGCTGCTGACGGCTCAGGTAACCGGTTTTTCGGCCGAAGCCGGCGCGGGTGCGGTTGCGTTTGTGGATGGACGGCTCGTGTGCGTGGGCAACCGCCGGCTGATGGAGCAGCGGGGAATCGCGCTTGACCCCACGCTCCTCACCCACGCCGAGGCGTTGGAAGCACAGGGAAAAACGGTGGTGTTTATCGGGGTAGATGGATGCCTGCTAGGCCTTGTTGGCATCGCCGATACGCCCCGACCGGAGGCAAAAGCGGCCATTGCGGACCTCCAAGCGATGGGGCTAGAGGTCGCCATGTTAACCGGCGATTCGGAGAAAGTGGCGCGCGTGGTGGCGGAGGAGCTTGGCATTGCCGAAGTGTACGCTGCACTACAGCCTCACCAAAAGGTGGCGATCATAAAACGGTGGCAAGCAGAGGGGCGCGGGCCGATCGCCATGGTGGGCGACGGCATTAACGATGCCGCCGCTTTGGTGCAGGCCGATATCGGCATCGCGATGGGAAAGGGCACAGATGTGGCCAAGGAGGCAGCCGACATCACCTTGTTGGGGACGAATTTGCGGAACGTGGCACGGGCGCTTCGTCTCTCTCGCGCGGTGATGCGAGTCATTCAGCAAAACCTCTTCTGGGCGTTTCTCTTCAACACGATTGGCATTCCTCTAGCGGCCTTTGGCGGCCTCAACCCCATGATCGCCGCTTTGGCCATGGCCTTTAGCAGCGTTGCCGTTGTCTCGAATTCGCTACGTCTGCGCACTGTGCGCTTATAG
- a CDS encoding sigma-70 family RNA polymerase sigma factor, producing the protein MRRYSEEEILELLAAYRQQQDLRLRDRIVLNYTNLVESIARRFSGASEPMEDLAQEGYIGLITAIELYDPKKNVKFSTYATHFIIGQIKHYLRDRGKIIKEPAWLQELNLRLNRISDALTQQLGRTPTYGEIAEKMGMREEEVAELMTTREVFRVTSIDGFRENEDGSAHSYGERHDIADQAVAFQLPIEDRIMLETAMKKLKALEQQVLVEFYFKDLNQTEIAQKLGISCNYVSHLIRNSTRKLRKILTTEDLRTTQVQLAQLRQEFDMALCEDPSVIVDPLTKLYNRHYFDMRLQEELNRARRINSEVAVILLRMEGLQAFTHYHGTLWGDEAVQLSAQLLRQTVRRSDIVTRYATDTFAVILPYTGSTASAVLQRIRATFEDLLKEKGWNRGHSPLCFAYSVAWFPMEANHPATLLRLLEERLQPPSSSLQKAA; encoded by the coding sequence ATGCGACGCTACTCGGAGGAGGAGATACTTGAGCTGCTTGCAGCCTATCGGCAGCAACAAGACCTTCGTCTGCGCGATCGCATTGTATTAAACTACACCAACTTAGTGGAGAGCATTGCCCGACGCTTTTCCGGGGCTTCGGAGCCAATGGAAGACCTGGCACAGGAGGGCTATATTGGTCTCATCACGGCTATCGAGCTCTACGATCCCAAGAAGAATGTGAAATTCTCTACCTACGCGACCCACTTCATCATCGGCCAGATCAAACACTATCTGCGTGACCGTGGCAAGATCATCAAGGAGCCTGCCTGGCTTCAGGAACTAAACCTGCGCCTGAACCGCATCAGTGATGCGCTAACGCAACAGCTCGGCCGAACCCCTACCTATGGTGAGATAGCCGAAAAGATGGGGATGCGTGAGGAGGAGGTAGCCGAACTCATGACCACGCGTGAGGTGTTTCGGGTAACCTCGATAGATGGCTTCCGCGAAAATGAGGATGGCTCTGCTCATAGCTATGGCGAGCGACACGATATTGCCGATCAAGCGGTGGCTTTTCAGCTTCCCATCGAAGACCGCATTATGCTGGAAACCGCTATGAAAAAGCTGAAAGCTTTAGAGCAACAGGTGCTTGTAGAGTTCTACTTTAAGGACTTAAACCAGACGGAGATCGCCCAAAAGCTGGGCATCTCCTGCAACTACGTTTCTCATCTTATTCGCAACTCCACCCGCAAGCTGCGCAAAATCCTGACCACCGAGGATCTGCGCACGACCCAGGTTCAGCTCGCCCAGCTGCGCCAGGAGTTTGACATGGCGCTTTGCGAAGACCCCTCCGTCATCGTAGATCCACTTACCAAGCTCTATAATCGCCACTATTTTGATATGCGGCTTCAGGAAGAGCTAAATCGCGCCCGCCGCATTAACTCGGAAGTGGCCGTGATCCTGTTGCGAATGGAAGGGCTGCAGGCCTTCACTCACTACCATGGTACGCTTTGGGGAGATGAGGCGGTGCAGCTAAGCGCTCAGCTCCTACGTCAAACCGTGCGTCGCTCCGACATCGTAACCCGCTATGCGACCGACACTTTCGCCGTGATCCTTCCCTACACAGGGAGCACTGCCAGCGCGGTGTTGCAACGTATCAGGGCTACGTTTGAGGACTTGCTGAAGGAAAAGGGATGGAATAGGGGCCACTCACCGCTCTGTTTTGCCTATAGCGTCGCTTGGTTTCCAATGGAAGCGAACCATCCGGCCACGTTATTACGCCTCTTAGAGGAGCGTCTCCAGCCGCCCTCTTCCTCCTTACAAAAGGCGGCTTAG
- a CDS encoding AAA family ATPase — MSSAQVDRELEILIRARYPIIYIVSWEEQRVEDALRRIAQERGKKLFVWTVTQGMVTNPNHRDNATRDPLAALDAVNDSRDQAIFLLKDFHAFINDVTVTRRLRDLALVLKTSHKSLIILAPFLKLPPELEKDIAVVDYALPDYEDLDLILERVIQAVKDNPKVNCNLSELERDQVLKAAQGLTAMEAENVFARSLIERNRFDVDVILGEKEQIIRKSGILEYYPFNEGIQDVGGLDLLKDWMQKRTVAFSEKAKAFGLPDPRGVLLLGVQGCGKSLSAKVIGSLWRLPILRLDVGRIFAGLVGASEENMRKAIRVAESVAPCVLWLDELEKGFSGTQSSSYSDGGTTSRVFGTFLTWMQDKKAPAFVVATSNDVTALPPELLRKGRFDEIFFIDLPAHKERKEIFRIHLQKRHRNPENFDLDLLASVTPGFSGAEIEALVVEALYDAFDKNGDLTTDAIVQAATHTVPLSMTMRERIEELRDWARTRARAASSAHTETMEEITEQLMLAKSGKFDLLVEEKQQATGTN, encoded by the coding sequence TTGTCATCGGCACAGGTTGATCGTGAATTAGAGATACTGATCCGGGCCCGGTACCCCATCATTTACATCGTGTCTTGGGAGGAGCAGAGGGTCGAAGACGCCCTGCGACGCATTGCCCAAGAGCGCGGAAAAAAGCTGTTTGTGTGGACGGTGACTCAGGGGATGGTGACAAACCCCAACCACCGAGATAACGCCACCCGTGACCCTCTGGCCGCCCTCGATGCCGTCAACGATTCGCGCGATCAGGCCATCTTCCTTCTGAAAGACTTCCATGCCTTCATCAACGACGTGACGGTGACACGAAGACTGCGCGACCTCGCTCTTGTCCTCAAAACATCGCATAAATCGCTGATCATCCTTGCCCCGTTTCTAAAACTGCCTCCTGAACTTGAGAAAGATATCGCCGTTGTGGACTATGCCTTGCCGGACTACGAAGACCTCGACCTCATCCTGGAGCGCGTGATCCAGGCGGTGAAGGATAACCCCAAAGTCAACTGTAACCTCAGCGAGCTGGAGCGTGACCAGGTTTTAAAGGCCGCGCAGGGGCTAACGGCCATGGAGGCGGAGAACGTGTTCGCCCGATCGCTCATCGAGCGCAACCGCTTCGACGTGGATGTGATCCTCGGTGAGAAGGAGCAGATCATCCGAAAATCCGGCATTCTTGAGTACTACCCCTTCAATGAGGGCATTCAGGACGTCGGTGGCCTCGACCTACTAAAAGATTGGATGCAAAAACGCACCGTAGCCTTCTCCGAGAAGGCGAAGGCATTTGGGCTGCCCGACCCGCGGGGCGTGCTGCTGCTTGGGGTGCAGGGGTGCGGTAAAAGCCTCTCTGCAAAAGTCATCGGCTCGCTGTGGCGTTTGCCCATTCTGCGCCTCGATGTGGGCCGCATCTTTGCCGGCCTTGTGGGAGCCTCCGAAGAGAACATGCGGAAAGCGATCCGAGTGGCCGAATCGGTGGCCCCCTGCGTCCTTTGGCTCGATGAACTCGAAAAGGGGTTCTCCGGAACACAAAGCTCCAGCTACTCCGATGGAGGCACCACAAGCCGTGTCTTTGGCACCTTCCTCACCTGGATGCAAGATAAAAAGGCGCCCGCTTTCGTTGTGGCCACCTCAAACGATGTCACCGCCCTTCCACCGGAACTTTTACGGAAAGGCCGCTTCGACGAGATCTTCTTTATAGACCTGCCTGCCCACAAGGAGCGCAAAGAGATCTTCCGTATCCACTTGCAGAAAAGGCACCGCAACCCCGAAAACTTTGACCTCGACCTGCTTGCCTCCGTGACCCCCGGCTTCTCCGGAGCGGAGATCGAGGCCTTGGTGGTGGAGGCCCTCTACGATGCTTTTGATAAAAACGGCGATCTTACCACCGACGCCATCGTCCAAGCCGCCACCCACACCGTGCCTCTATCCATGACGATGCGTGAGCGCATCGAGGAGCTGAGGGACTGGGCTCGCACCCGAGCGCGCGCGGCCTCGAGCGCTCATACCGAAACGATGGAGGAGATCACCGAGCAGCTGATGTTGGCGAAGTCGGGTAAGTTTGACCTGCTTGTGGAAGAAAAACAGCAGGCGACGGGCACAAACTAG